A segment of the Methanothermococcus thermolithotrophicus DSM 2095 genome:
GGATTTCATGGATTGATTGCAGTTGAAATATTCTGCAAACCTTTCGATGTTGTAGAATTGGCGTACAAGTTCTTACCTGTAACAATTTCAATTGAAAATAAAGATATCGAAATTGACGCTTTGGAATTGCAGGACATAGGAAATGATTTAGGAGGTGCAGTTTTCGAACTATCCCATGCTGCAGCTACCATGAAGAAAAAATAAATTTTAAAATGATTAGAATAATCTATTTATTTTAAAGTTCCATCTATAACTTACCATATTTTTTTATAGACATAAAGTATATTATAAATCAATCCATTACATGACACTATTGATCATAATATTTTGTAGGTACGATACATTCTATAATACGATATATTCATCCATATATTATATAATCATCATAAAGTCATACACTCATTAATTTAAGATACTATATATTTCATATTCAGATTAAGGTGATAATATGCATCCAGCAATAAAATATATGAGAGAGGATAGACTCCCACACATATTCTGTGCAGGTTGTGGAAACGGTATTGTTTTAAACTGTTTTGTAAATGCAATTGAAAAATTAGACATAAAGCCTGAAGATTATATTGCATTATCCGGAATTGGCTGTTCTTCAAGAGTTCCTGGGTACTTGTACTGTGATTCAATCCACACCACACATGGAAGACCAATAGCCTTTGCAACAGGCATTAAGGTATCAAGACCTGACAAAAAAGTTGTAGTATTTACTGGAGACGGTGATTTAGCAGCCATTGGTGGAAACCATTTCATACACGGATGTAGAAGAAACATAGATATTACTGTCATCTGTATAAACAACAACATATATGGAATGACCGGAGGTCAGTGCTCCCCAACAACACCACATGATGAAAAAGCCACAACTGCACCGTATGGAAACCCTGAAAATAATATGGATTTATGTAAACTTGCAGAAGCTGCAGGAGCTACCTATGTTGCAAGATGGACAACTGCCCATCCGATCCAACTTGTAAATGCAATAAAAAAAGGTATGGAAAAGAAAGGATTCTCATTTATTGAAGTAGTATCTCAATGTCCAACATACTATGGGAGATTTAATGTTTCAAGAAAACCTGCCGACATGATTAAATTCTTAAAGGAAAACTCAGTTAACATTAAAAAGGCCGAAACATTATCCAATGAAGAATTAAATGGTAAAGTAGTAGTTGGCGAGTTTTTAAACATTGAAAAACCAGAGTACATTGAACAGTTGAAAGAATTATTACATTAATTGCAGTAAAACCTATATGGAGATGTAACTGAAAATAAAATATCATCATTAAAGGTGAATAAAATGAGAAAAGAAGTGAGATTTTCCGGTTTCGGTGGCCAGGGAATTATACTTTCAGGAGTTATCCTTGGTAGGGCAGCTTCCCTTTACGATAAAAAAGAATCCGTTCAAACACAATCTTACGGTCCTGAAGCAAGAGGGGGAGCAAGTAAATCTGAAGTGGTAATTTCAGACGAGGAAATAGACTTCCCTAAAGTTATAGTACCAGATGTTTTAGTATGTATGTCACAACCAGCATTTGATAAATACGGTATGGATATTAAAGAAGGAGGATGTGTTTTAGTCGATAAAGACCTTGTAACCATTCCTGAAAACTACGACAACGGAAGCTTCAAAGTTTATCAAGTCCCATTTACAGAAATTGCAAACAAAGAAGTAGGATTAGGGATAGTTGCAAATATTGTTATGCTCGGAGCATTAACAAAAATAACCAAACTTGTTTCAAAAGAATCCATGGAAAAAGCCATACTTGATAGCGTACCTAAAGGAACCGAAGAAAAGAACATCAAAGCGTTTGAAAAAGGATACGATTATTTCTAGATTATAATATAGGGCAAAACCTTTTAGAAAAAGGTTTTGATTCCAAAATCTGATACCTACTCAACTTCGTTGAGTAGATATATTTTAGTCCGTTTATGTCAGAGGTAGTATTAATTGTTATGCACCGGACTATATAAGAATAAATCATTTCATTTCAAAAATCAAAAAATCTACTTTTTTGACTATATGGTATCTACCATATATATTCATTAAATTTTTATAACTAAAGACCTAATTATTCTACAATATTTAACAATATTGATGTGGATAACTCAATTTTCACAACTTATCATTAAAACAATATGAAATAATTATTACGGGTGTAACGATGATAGATAACTGCAAAATATGTGGTGGATCTGGAAAAAAAATTATTAATTATAAAACATGTCCGGAATGTGATGGGACCGGATTTTTAGAGGAATTTAACACTAAAGAACATTTTAAAAGGGCTTCTAAAAACACAAAATATGATTTGGATATTGCAGAAGTGCCTTGTAGTAACTGTAATGGTTCTGGAAAAGTGCCAATATATGGAGATTGTGACTACTGCGGTGGAAGCGGTAAAGTAGTCAAATGTGATAATTGTGGAAAAGAAATTGGAAGGTATCCACAAGATAAAGACAAAAAACTCTGTGAAAAATGTAAAAAGGAAGAAGAATCACGTAGAAGTAATTTAAAAACAGTATATGTTATAGACGAATTATGTGGGATGGGAGATTTAGAGGAAGGTAAATTCTACAAAGGTAAAGTTTCAAGGATTGAAAAGTACGGGATATTCATATCATTAAACAACCA
Coding sequences within it:
- a CDS encoding 2-oxoacid:ferredoxin oxidoreductase subunit beta: MHPAIKYMREDRLPHIFCAGCGNGIVLNCFVNAIEKLDIKPEDYIALSGIGCSSRVPGYLYCDSIHTTHGRPIAFATGIKVSRPDKKVVVFTGDGDLAAIGGNHFIHGCRRNIDITVICINNNIYGMTGGQCSPTTPHDEKATTAPYGNPENNMDLCKLAEAAGATYVARWTTAHPIQLVNAIKKGMEKKGFSFIEVVSQCPTYYGRFNVSRKPADMIKFLKENSVNIKKAETLSNEELNGKVVVGEFLNIEKPEYIEQLKELLH
- a CDS encoding 2-oxoacid:ferredoxin oxidoreductase subunit gamma, coding for MRKEVRFSGFGGQGIILSGVILGRAASLYDKKESVQTQSYGPEARGGASKSEVVISDEEIDFPKVIVPDVLVCMSQPAFDKYGMDIKEGGCVLVDKDLVTIPENYDNGSFKVYQVPFTEIANKEVGLGIVANIVMLGALTKITKLVSKESMEKAILDSVPKGTEEKNIKAFEKGYDYF